Proteins found in one Arachis stenosperma cultivar V10309 chromosome 8, arast.V10309.gnm1.PFL2, whole genome shotgun sequence genomic segment:
- the LOC130943903 gene encoding lecithin-cholesterol acyltransferase-like 1 codes for MKQQVLNIGSDDATVTVAVAMLSLLCTCGAITLTPTANGNTNLHPLILIPGAGGNQLEAKLTQDYKPSSFVCNSWYPLFKKKNGWFRLWFDSSVLLSPFTKCFADRMMLHYNQDRDDYFNTPGVLTRVPHFGSTSSLLYLNPRLKYVTEYMASLVNSLEKLGYIEGETLFGAPYDFRYGLAGEGHPCEVGSKFLEDLKKLIEEASASNGGKEVILVSHSLGGLFALELLNRNDPSWSRKFIKHLVALSAPWGGAMDEMLTFASGNTLGVPLVDPLIVRPQQRSSESNLWLLPNPKVYGHHQKLLITQNRSYSAHDMPDFLRDIGFLEGVYPYKTRILPLIENLKAPEQVPITCVIGSGVSTPEILFYRNGDFDEGPEILYGDGDGTVNMVSLLAVQSLVGEDNKNQSIKVIKIDGVSHVSILKDEVALEQIIAEISRINSHHSHTAFGNIFVGR; via the exons ATGAAGCAGCAGGTCCTAAACATTGGAAGTGATGATGCCACAGTTACAGTGGCAGTTGCGATGTTATCGTTGCTGTGCACATGTGGAGCAATAACACTAACCCCCACCGCTAACGGTAACACCAATCTTCACCCGTTGATCCTAATACCTGGCGCCGGAGGGAACCAACTAGAAGCTAAGTTGACCCAAGACTACAAACCCTCTAGCTTCGTTTGCAACTCCTGGTACCCTCTTTTCAAGAAAAAGAATGGTTGGTTCAGACTCTGGTTCGATTCCTCTGTCCTTCTTTCTCCTTTCACCAAATGCTTCGCTGACCGCATGATGCTTCACTACAATCAAGACCGAGATGATTACTTTAATACCCCTGGGGTTCTCACCCGTGTCCCTCACTTTGGTTCCACCTCCTCCCTTCTTTATCTCAATCCTCGTCTTAA gtatgtgaCGGAATATATGGCATCCCTGGTAAATTCATTAGAAAAGCTTGGTTACATTGAAGGTGAAACACTGTTCGGAGCACCCTATGATTTTCGTTATGGTCTTGCAGGTGAAGGGCACCCATGTGAAGTGGGATCCAAGTTCCTTGAAGATCTCAAGAAGTTGATAGAAGAAGCAAGCGCTTCAAACGGTGGGAAGGAAGTGATTCTTGTGTCCCACAGCTTAGGTGGTCTATTCGCCTTGGAACTCCTTAACCGAAACGACCCTTCATGGAGCAGGaaattcatcaaacacttggtggcaCTTTCTGCACCATGGGGTGGTGCAATGGACGAAATGCTCACTTTTGCATCTGGCAACACTCTTGGTGTTCCCTTGGTGGATCCATTGATAGTTAGACCTCAGCAGAGAAGCTCCGAGAGTAACTTATGGCTTTTGCCTAATCCCAAAGTATATGGTCATCATCAAAAGTTGCTCATCACTCAAAATAGAAGCTATTCAGCACATGACATGCCTGATTTTCTCAGAGATATTGGTTTTCTGGAAGGGGTTTATCCTTATAAAACACGCATTTTGCCGTTAATAGAGAACCTTAAAGCACCGGAACAAGTTCCTATTACTTGTGTTATAGGGAGTGGGGTCAGTACCCCGGAGATTTTGTTTTACAGGAATGGTGATTTTGATGAAGGACCAGAAATTTTGTATGGGGATGGTGATGGAACGGTGAACATGGTGAGCTTGTTGGCCGTTCAGTCATTAGTGGGAGAAGACAATAAAAACCAAAGCATCAAAGTGATTAAGATTGATGGTGTGTCTCATGTTTCAATACTAAAAGATGAAGTTGCACTTGAACAAATAATTGCTGAGATTAGTAGAATTAATTCTCATCACTCACATACTGCTTTTGGCAACATTTTTGTAGGTAGATAG